From the genome of Methanosarcinales archaeon, one region includes:
- a CDS encoding orotate phosphoribosyltransferase-like protein codes for MKNIRELIEKALELKQSGLSEGQIADELNVSRETATWLLAHSPKGDLSKAPKDIYVNWSNIGRSSRRLSLTASALLDLILERLESSSTNVDVVVGVALSGVPIASLIAEELEVELAVFQSNKHAEDGSGGMLSQNFSSVNGKDCIIIDDVVTTGTTIREVVALLKEKNANSTAIGVLIDKKGFDSIDSIPLCSLLRVSRVDKIE; via the coding sequence ATGAAAAATATCAGAGAGCTTATCGAGAAAGCTTTAGAACTTAAGCAAAGTGGATTATCAGAAGGACAGATTGCAGATGAACTGAATGTTTCCAGGGAAACAGCCACCTGGCTGCTTGCACATTCTCCAAAAGGTGATCTTTCCAAAGCTCCCAAGGATATCTATGTTAATTGGAGCAATATTGGCCGAAGTTCAAGACGCTTAAGCCTTACTGCCAGTGCACTGCTTGATTTGATTCTTGAACGTCTTGAAAGTTCCAGCACCAATGTTGATGTGGTTGTGGGTGTTGCTCTTAGCGGTGTACCCATTGCAAGCTTAATAGCCGAGGAACTTGAAGTGGAATTGGCAGTTTTCCAGTCAAATAAGCATGCTGAAGATGGTTCCGGTGGGATGTTGTCTCAGAACTTTTCAAGTGTAAACGGTAAAGATTGCATCATTATTGATGACGTGGTGACCACCGGGACAACTATACGTGAAGTTGTTGCACTACTCAAAGAAAAGAATGCAAATTCGACAGCCATAGGAGTATTGATCGATAAGAAGGGTTTTGATTCTATTGACAGTATACCTTTATGTTCTTTGCTTAGAGTGTCAAGGGTTGATAAGATCGAATAA